Part of the Trichoderma asperellum chromosome 1, complete sequence genome is shown below.
CTTGTCCTGCTTCGTCGCCATCGGTCTCTTTGCCGGCGTGTCCATAGCCCAAAATAGCACAGTTCAGATTGCTCACGTCACTCTCCGCTCTGAGGGCGACGACCATTCTTTCCCTCTCGACGTCCCAGCCAACGGCAAGCCCGTCTTCACATACAGCACGCTTCCAGTCCAACTGATTGACGCTCCCGACTACGACGTCCTCCAGTTATGTGCGATTCAAACCGTCGGCCCGGCGAATCTGAGCAGCACAATCGCGTCCGACGGTGTAACGCAGCAAGTTGTGATTGATCCGCCGCAGACGGTCACAAGTATTGCCTGCCAGGGGACATGTGTCGAGACTTGGGGTGAGTCTAGTCTGCTTTCATTGACTTGATTACGGGAGACGATATGCTTAAGCCACTGTGAATTAGGTGCCTGCGTTGATGCAAACGCCCAGTCGCTTGGACCTTGCTGTAATGGCCTGTGCATTGCTTCTCGTTGCAGGCCTTTCAATCAGCCATGAAGAGACTGAGTTATATGAAGCGATTTACATGGTGGACTCTTGATTATACACTATTACGATTTGGACATATGAGtttgtatatatacatatatctACGGGAAGGTACTAGGTAAATATTGATCAAAAAATTGTATTTGGCGTAGAATTCATCTATCTAAATGGCAGCAATATGGAATTAGGGTTTGAGCTTTACAATAGAACGAAGCAATAGCTGAAATCCAACCACTGAAGAGTAAAGTcgggaaaaaggaagagaaaaaaaaaatgaaataaaagatCAATGCTATGACAAAGAATAatcataaaaaaataaacaatcCTTTGAATATGACACCTGAGGGATTCGAACCCTCGCCTATTTCTAGACCGCGAATAGATCGTTTGGTGGTGCCAAACTAAACCTGAACACGGCGCCTTAGACCGCTCGGCCAAAGTGCCTTTGACGAATTGAATGAGCTAAAGTGCAGCTGTTGTGGCTCAAGGACCCTGAGCAGTGCAGATGCTCGCGATGGCAGTCTCCAGCGTATACTAACTACGGTGCCTTGAAATGCTCAATGGCGAATTCGCACAAGATGGAGAGGGCCAATTCATCATCACTATGGAACGGGAAGTGCGGGAGATGTACATGTTTATAattgtgagagagagaaagcatcCCAACGTGTGTGCCGTCATTATCCAACTCTACCGTACCGCCGtatcaaaaagagaaaagtccATCCTCTACCATGTTCTCTAACGCCATAAAGTCGTCGAATCTTACAAGCATAAACAGCTGAATGCGATCCATCATATCCgtaaaacaaaaggaaaacagcaaaagaaaggaagaaaataacaGTAAAGCAGAGAAATCCGGTCGTTTcgctaataataataataaaaccaAGCAGGAGTGTCGTCGTATCGTCGTATctataaaaaaggaaaaacaagaagaaggaaagagtTGCTCGTTATCGACATCCCATTACTTCACGACAGCATtagcgcttcttcttgtccttgccaGAGAATCCAtcggccagagcagcagTTATAGCGACGGTAGCCACTTTGGCTCCCTTTGCGCCCAGCCAGGGGCCTGCTTCCTTGCGGTTCTGCATAAAGGCTTGTGCGCCGGCAGCCAAGGCCGTTCGTGCTCCGGCCTGGATCACGGGGTTCTTCCACCAGGCAGGGCtattgctgccgctgccgctgccgccttTGGCGCGGGTGCCCGAGCTGGAGACGGTCGGCATGGTGCTTCGACGCTTGAGCGATGAGCGGCCGCTGTCAGCAGGTGCACGATCCCGGTCTCGGGTGCGGTCGAGGTCACGGCTTCGACCGTAGCTGGCATCTGCTTCGCGAGGCTGTGAGCGGTGGCTTCGGtgtcgtctctctctctcgtcatCACTGCTGGGTGC
Proteins encoded:
- a CDS encoding uncharacterized protein (EggNog:ENOG41~SECRETED:SignalP(1-19)) translates to MKFLSCFVAIGLFAGVSIAQNSTVQIAHVTLRSEGDDHSFPLDVPANGKPVFTYSTLPVQLIDAPDYDVLQLCAIQTVGPANLSSTIASDGVTQQVVIDPPQTVTSIACQGTCVETWGACVDANAQSLGPCCNGLCIASRCRPFNQP